From the Vibrio natriegens NBRC 15636 = ATCC 14048 = DSM 759 genome, the window GTCAGCTCTGGATAGTACTCGTAGTTGAGTTCACACAAGGTTACTGGTAGCTTCACAACCATCGTCGTTCCCAGACCATATTGAGAGTCAATCGTGAGGTCTCCGCCCATACATTGGATCAAGCGATCGACAATGCTAAGCCCTAGTCCAGTTCCACCATATTTACGCGTAATCGTGTCATCAGCCTGAACAAAAGGGTCTAAAACACCTTTTAACTGGTTTTCTGTCATTCCAATGCCAGTGTCCGCTACTTTTATGGTCAACTGCGATTCATGCAAAATGACGCTAATCGCAATTTCGCCCTCAGAGGTAAATTTGACCGCATTAGACAACAGATTAGTGATGATCTGGATGAGTCTTAATGTGTCAATTTCCACGAGACGGTGTCTGAAAGGCTTCACGGTTACCTTGTAATCCAGCCCTTTATCTAACGCTTTTGGCTCAAAGCTACGTAAAACGTCGCAAAGTGTTGATAACAAATCCGTTTGTACTGGTACGACAGTTAACTGTCCCGCTTCCAATTTGGAATAATCCAGAACTTCATCAACCAGGGTATTTAAATGATTTAGGGCAAGCATCGCCTGAGATATAAGCTCACGGTTCGAAGTATCCTCTACCTGACGCTGAAGCAAATCGAGAATGCCATGCGCCGCTGACAATGGCGTTCTCAACTCATGGCTCATGGTTGCTAAAAAGTTTTCACGAGCCCGCACAGCCGTCTGCGCCTTCTCTTGCGCATCGATAAGTGCCTGTTCACGTTCCTTCTGATGCGTAATGTCTTGTACGACAGTAAGGACGAATTTTTTCTTACCACTCGGAGAAGAGATTGATTTTCGCTCTCGGTAGACATGGTTAATGCCTAACTTACACCCCGCCGACGCAACCTCTTCGGTAATGCGTTCTCCTTCAATAACTCTGCTCAGCTCATCTTCGTTATCGACAAGGCGCAGACCCGTCGCACAACTTTGTAGGCTACAGCCTTGGCATTGACCATGTTTGTGGCGGGCGCAGTTACTCATCTCTAAGTGGTTATTCTCGTCATGGATAAATACCAGGCTGTTGATTTCCTGAATAATTTCCATAAGCCACTGCTTTTCTTTTTCTTCATTATTGGCATTCAGCTCGGCTAAATTTACCTTTAACTTCAAATGAGCTAAGACAAAATACGCCACAACTAACAGCACAATAAACGCCACGACGCCTGACACAACGATTCTTGTCATGTGTTCATCGTCATAGCCATAGACTAAATTGAAGTTTCGGTGTGAACGAAGCAGCTTTTCTATTTCGTTTGAATCAATCGTGTCGATGACACTATCGAGCATGTTTTTCAGCTGCGTATTGTGGTTAGACACCGCAAAAGCGATAGAGAATGTCAGTGCGTCATGCTCGTTAATGACTAAACCATCGACCTGGTCCTGAGCAATCAAACTATGGACAATATCATCAGGGACATACGCAATATCTAACTTACCCGATTTCAGATCCATCAATAGCTGCTTGGGATCATCGTAGCGAGAAAAGCGATCATGCTGCCATGAGTCTAAGTGCACTAACCCTTGCTTTTTCAAACTGATTAAAATGCCAAGCTTCGAGCTTTCGGTCACATCGACATTGCGCTCTTCCGTTCGGATAGACACGAAGTTGTTACGCATAAAGGGCTTTGTCACCAACCAGTCAGAAACCGGTGCATCATCAACATAAGCCACAGGGACAAGATCAGAGTTAAAAGCGGTCAAGCCACTGCTTAAGCTCGTTTTTGGCTTAACAAATTTAAATGATAAGCCAGTTCGGGATTGAATTAACTCGATGAAGTCCGGAAGAAAACCATCCAGATGATCAGAGTGAGCATTCTTAAATAAAAACGGATACGCTTCTTCGCTGCTGCTGTAAGTAATCTTGTGCTCAACACCTAAATGCTTACGATACTCAACTAATAGCTTGTCGTTGATGTGGTAAGGGTTCTGGGAAGCAACAGAGCGAATATTTTTCCCGCTCTTTTCCCAACTTAGAATCTTATTGATCTGATTAATAAGGTCCTGATTTTCAGGCGAAGTAATGAAACTCACGTTTTCATAATTCAGCCATTCTGGTATGTCTACCAAACCTTTAACGATATTGTGCTGATCAAGATATTGGTTGATCGCGACATAAGTAGAAATGAGTGCATTCGCTTGACCAGAACGGACCTTTTCAAAGGCTTCTAATCGCGTTCTGGCATAACTGATGTTGTCGAACCCCTGAGATTTAAGGTTGTGACAATATGAGCTGCCTTCAACACAAACCCAGTGAATTTCCTGATTTGATCGTTGCTTAAGGCTGGCATCTTGATACCAAACTGCAATGGTGCTTGAAAAGAATGGCTGCGAAAACAGGAAGCGACCTTCCCGTGCACTTGTTTTGCTAAACCCAACTGCGCCATCGATGACACCGCTCTCTACGTCAGCTAACAAAGGAGGAATATGTTTGTAAGGACGAAGCTCTAGCTTGAAGTTAAGCGCTTTTGAAATGTTGGTCAGGTAATCTAGGTTGATGTCATAGAAAGGACCAATACTATCAAGCATTGAGTCACCGGCGTTGTGCTGAGTAATCACGCCAACAACCACCGTGTCTTTTCGCTCTTTAATCGTTGAGTCCGCAGGTGCATTAAAAGAAACCACAACGCTAAATAACGTAACGGATAGCAAGAATAGTTTTCTTAAAATGCTGATCATAACGACTTCCTCTGATTGGGAAGTCAGATTAATCTGAGAGGCTCAAAAGTCAAATATCAACACCACAACAAAACATACATATTATATTGATATATAAAGATTATTTTAAAATTAGTAAGTACATTCCTACAGAATCTTCCACCTTTGACTACATTCTTTTTGCGCTCAATATCTCAGCAAATAATATTAACCAGATTGCATCTTACATTTGTAAAGATGAGGATGAATAACTGTAAGCTCAAATATTCGGCACTTAATACTCAGTAAACGGTTTTTCGCCATCATCTTGAGTGCTTAATGGGATTACGTGATAAACTACACGATTAACAGCAGAATGAAGCTCAACTCTGCGGTACATAGGAAAGATACTTACAACTTCCAGTATACTGGCCATATCAAAACGTTCCGCCAAGTATTCAGGTTAGTAACCGTACCCCGTATGAGCACAGAATTTAAGGTAGTAACTCAAATGGTTAATAACTCAATCCAGTGGTTTCCTGGCCACATGCACAAAGCACGTAAAGAGATCGAAGAAGCGATCCCACAAGTGGATGTGATCATCGAAGTACTGGATGCCCGTATTCCTTTTAGTAGCGAAAACCCTTTGATTTCTCAGATTCGTGGTGACAAGCCGGTCGTTAAGGTATTGAACAAACGCGATTTGGCAGACCCAGAAATGACTCAGCTCTGGATTGATCACCTTGAGCAAGAACAGAATGTGAAAGCGATGGCCATCACAACGTCTGAGCCTCAGGAAGTTCATAAAATTATGGAACTTTGCCGTAAGCTTGCACCTCACCGCGAAGAAATCGGCAAAAACATTCGTACCATGATCATGGGCATTCCAAACGTTGGTAAATCAACCATCATCAATACGCTTGCAGGTCGTACGATCGCCGTAACGGGTAACCAACCTGCGGTAACGCGTCGTCAACAACGTATCAACCTTCAAAATGGTATTGTTCTATCTGACACGCCAGGAATTTTATGGCCAAAAGTAGAAAACCCGCACAGTGGTTTTCGTCTTGCTGCAACAGGTGCCGTGAAAGATACCGCGATGGAATATGATGAAGTGGCATTTTACACCATCGAATACTTAGCCGCTCAATACCCTGATAAGCTGAAACAACGTTATCAAATTGAAGAGCTTCCAGAATCTGATATCGAAATCATGGAAGAGATTGGTCGTCGTCGAGGCGCGTTACGTGCAGGCGGCCGTGTTGATCTACACAAAGTATCTGAAATTCTGCTTCATGAGTTACGTCAGGGAACGTTAGGCCAGATCACTTTAGAGCGACCAGAAATGATTACGCAAGAGCTTATCGAAGTGGAAGTCGAAACCGCGCGTAAAGAAGAAGAAAAAGCCAAACGTAAAGAAGAACGACGTAAACGCTACTTGCGTAACAAGCGTTAATTCCACTCTTTAAACCCTATACCGAAAAGCTCAGCCTAATGCTGAGCTTTTTTATACCAATCTGGATAAGTAGATGGTCTTTTAATTGCGCTGGAAAAATCACTTAGAGCAAGGCATAGATTGCAGTAACTAGTTATTCTAATTTCAAAATCTATAACGCAGCTATCAGCGATTTTACCTAGCAAGAATGATTAAATACTTATTTAGATTGGTATTATACCCAACTCGCTATTTTATCGAGTAAGCGGCTTTTATCGGCTGGTTTCACAATGAAATCAGACATACCGGAAGAGTCAATTTTATCCAAAGTAATGCCTGTGCTATCTCCTGTATAAGCAATAATAGGGACCGACGCATAACGCTTGTTAGAGTTTCGAATCACTTTTGAGGCTTCAATCCCATCCATCACTGGCATTTCAATGTCCATGAGAATCACATCGATACTCTCTGTTTCTAACGCTTCGACCGCTTGTTGTCCGTCTTCTTTCTGAATGACATCAAACCCCTGCTTTTCCAACAATATAGCGGTAAATTTTCGTAGTGATTCGTTGTCATCGACCACCATAATTGTGTGTCTGTCCGAGTGCACCGACGGTACGGTTTCACTGTTGTTTGATGAGACCGTGGTATCCTGTGGCTCAAAAAGAATTTGGTCAATGGTATTTGCTGTATTAAGCAACCACGCTTGCGTTTCTACCCATATCGGTTCATTAACTGGCTGATATTCTTTGGGAACTGGATGACGCTCAAATAAGTAAACGATGCGTGCTTCGCTGTAGGCGAACAAGGATTCAAATTGCTGGAGCTGATCAACAGCGCTGTCTAAGCTATGTAAATCAATAAAAATCGCATCGTAATCACAATCATTTTGCTTGTGATCAAGTGCTTCATTTACTTGCATGCACTTCAGCGAAAAACCCATTTGGCTGCTCGTCTCATAACCTCTGGAGAGAAGTATGTCCTGATTCGACACAACAAGAACCCTCTTCAACATAATGAGTTCTTGTTTGATCTTGGTGACAACGTCAGAGTTTAAGCGCGGAAAGCTCAAAGTAAACTGAGACCACTCACCGAGAACGGACTTCGCCTCAATGCTACCGCCAAATGAGGACATCACCTTTTTACAGAATGGCAACCCGAGACCATAGCTTTTTGATTTGCCAGTGGTGTAAAAGTCCTGAAAAATATTGGGAATCACGTCAGACGCGATACCTGCACCATTGTCCGTCACAATGATTTTATTTACCGACTCTTCAGTTTTTAGCTCTACAAGAATATGGAAATCTTCGGAGCTACGGTGATGAAAAGAATTCTTCAAAAGGTTGTACATAATATATTGAAGCAGTGTATCACTACCTAAGAAGCAGAATTCGTCCCGCACATCCAGAGAAATAACGCGTTTGTCTGTCGAACGCTCATAGCTGAAACTGTCTATCGCCTGCTCTACAACATCACGAGAGGAATACTTTTTGAAAGTGGAGCGCGAAATACGATTTTCATCAATAGAAGTAAGCAATAAATCAATCGTCTCATTCGCTGAATGAATAATACTCTTGGCGTCTTGACTGACTTCATTTAGCAGCGCGATATCTTTACCCGTCATAAGATATTGATCGCTATCGGCCATTTGCTTACCTGGCAATATAGAACGAATCAGTTCAATAGACGTCGAAAGACCACTAAGAGGGTTGCGCATTTCATGAGCGATGCCTGCACCAAAATATTTGGCTAATGACACTCTTGATTCGTGTTCAACTTGGTTTCGCACATAGAACATATTGCCAAAAACATAGATAAACAAAAAGATCGGAACATGTGCCCAATCCATTGCAATGTCAATTTGGAAACCTTTTGATACCCAGGCAAAAAACGTCGCTAGCGCAACTCCAGTAAAGGTCTGTGCAAACATGACTCTGGTGACATGTACTAACAAAATGTGCAGGAAGATCGCACACATGAACGACATCACCCAAACTTCGGACCAGTCATTCATCAACAACATATAGAAGAAGAAAAATGGCAAGCAGAGTGTGATGGTAACCTGGTAATAAATGGGAATGTAACGGTGCCAAGCCGAAGGAAATCGATTTCTGAAGATAATGCCTAAGAATAATAGTGAGCAGAACAAACGCAGCGGTAAGTTTTCATAAGTTTGTGGAAACATCATTTCCCAAACCACGTAATATAGAGGGAAACCAATAAAACCTAGCCAGCCAACAAGTGTGAGGTTGGGCTCTGCGTACTGATAGACTTTACGCATCGCATCCATATAACCCAACTTACCTGCTTTACTCTGATGTTCCATATCTGTCACTGATTATCATTGTTATTATCTTTTTGGGCTGGTGATTATATAGGACTCAACCACGATATACAGTATGGAATGGTATAAATATTAAACAATCTTGCTCTTGCCCAACAAAAAGAGCAGCGACCTGCTGCTCTTTATACATATAACATCATAAGCTAACGCGATGGCTACGAATAGACAACATGGTCCTCAATGCCATTTACCAAAGCTTGCGCACTCGGCCAACTAAACACTTTTTCCATCACTTCCGTGCCTCCCGGTGCGCGCCAAATACGCTCCTGGCACTCT encodes:
- a CDS encoding ATP-binding protein, with translation MISILRKLFLLSVTLFSVVVSFNAPADSTIKERKDTVVVGVITQHNAGDSMLDSIGPFYDINLDYLTNISKALNFKLELRPYKHIPPLLADVESGVIDGAVGFSKTSAREGRFLFSQPFFSSTIAVWYQDASLKQRSNQEIHWVCVEGSSYCHNLKSQGFDNISYARTRLEAFEKVRSGQANALISTYVAINQYLDQHNIVKGLVDIPEWLNYENVSFITSPENQDLINQINKILSWEKSGKNIRSVASQNPYHINDKLLVEYRKHLGVEHKITYSSSEEAYPFLFKNAHSDHLDGFLPDFIELIQSRTGLSFKFVKPKTSLSSGLTAFNSDLVPVAYVDDAPVSDWLVTKPFMRNNFVSIRTEERNVDVTESSKLGILISLKKQGLVHLDSWQHDRFSRYDDPKQLLMDLKSGKLDIAYVPDDIVHSLIAQDQVDGLVINEHDALTFSIAFAVSNHNTQLKNMLDSVIDTIDSNEIEKLLRSHRNFNLVYGYDDEHMTRIVVSGVVAFIVLLVVAYFVLAHLKLKVNLAELNANNEEKEKQWLMEIIQEINSLVFIHDENNHLEMSNCARHKHGQCQGCSLQSCATGLRLVDNEDELSRVIEGERITEEVASAGCKLGINHVYRERKSISSPSGKKKFVLTVVQDITHQKEREQALIDAQEKAQTAVRARENFLATMSHELRTPLSAAHGILDLLQRQVEDTSNRELISQAMLALNHLNTLVDEVLDYSKLEAGQLTVVPVQTDLLSTLCDVLRSFEPKALDKGLDYKVTVKPFRHRLVEIDTLRLIQIITNLLSNAVKFTSEGEIAISVILHESQLTIKVADTGIGMTENQLKGVLDPFVQADDTITRKYGGTGLGLSIVDRLIQCMGGDLTIDSQYGLGTTMVVKLPVTLCELNYEYYPELTYSEALPLSVRQWCEIWNMKTPNEPSDITANLIPEKDQQGRCKGVLFSQHEIAPICLSLREIQYPDTLLSLFDQSHQNVISTELPQESIAWVKGTVLIAEDNPINQSIILMQMRELGIEPVIVNNGREAWEYLQRNEQVSALLTDFHMPEMDGFELVKRVRSSQVFETLPVIGVTAEDSRLASEKANELGMDNVLYKPYDLDKLKAILLPFLGQKEKSPSINWIDKFTSQDAREIAQVFRQSMATDVAKLKKATTDNDKKRVIHGIKGAVGAIGISVLTDLCIKAEKVSATELDKFAAELIIHIEQEIENVQNWTEIHEQNI
- the ylqF gene encoding ribosome biogenesis GTPase YlqF, which translates into the protein MVNNSIQWFPGHMHKARKEIEEAIPQVDVIIEVLDARIPFSSENPLISQIRGDKPVVKVLNKRDLADPEMTQLWIDHLEQEQNVKAMAITTSEPQEVHKIMELCRKLAPHREEIGKNIRTMIMGIPNVGKSTIINTLAGRTIAVTGNQPAVTRRQQRINLQNGIVLSDTPGILWPKVENPHSGFRLAATGAVKDTAMEYDEVAFYTIEYLAAQYPDKLKQRYQIEELPESDIEIMEEIGRRRGALRAGGRVDLHKVSEILLHELRQGTLGQITLERPEMITQELIEVEVETARKEEEKAKRKEERRKRYLRNKR
- a CDS encoding hybrid sensor histidine kinase/response regulator; translated protein: MDAMRKVYQYAEPNLTLVGWLGFIGFPLYYVVWEMMFPQTYENLPLRLFCSLLFLGIIFRNRFPSAWHRYIPIYYQVTITLCLPFFFFYMLLMNDWSEVWVMSFMCAIFLHILLVHVTRVMFAQTFTGVALATFFAWVSKGFQIDIAMDWAHVPIFLFIYVFGNMFYVRNQVEHESRVSLAKYFGAGIAHEMRNPLSGLSTSIELIRSILPGKQMADSDQYLMTGKDIALLNEVSQDAKSIIHSANETIDLLLTSIDENRISRSTFKKYSSRDVVEQAIDSFSYERSTDKRVISLDVRDEFCFLGSDTLLQYIMYNLLKNSFHHRSSEDFHILVELKTEESVNKIIVTDNGAGIASDVIPNIFQDFYTTGKSKSYGLGLPFCKKVMSSFGGSIEAKSVLGEWSQFTLSFPRLNSDVVTKIKQELIMLKRVLVVSNQDILLSRGYETSSQMGFSLKCMQVNEALDHKQNDCDYDAIFIDLHSLDSAVDQLQQFESLFAYSEARIVYLFERHPVPKEYQPVNEPIWVETQAWLLNTANTIDQILFEPQDTTVSSNNSETVPSVHSDRHTIMVVDDNESLRKFTAILLEKQGFDVIQKEDGQQAVEALETESIDVILMDIEMPVMDGIEASKVIRNSNKRYASVPIIAYTGDSTGITLDKIDSSGMSDFIVKPADKSRLLDKIASWV